One Eremothecium cymbalariae DBVPG#7215 chromosome 2, complete sequence DNA window includes the following coding sequences:
- the LDS1 gene encoding Lds1p (similar to Ashbya gossypii ACR282C): protein MTSLDHIPELDPIPEPLLQPIAAPKTKQKRSNPTYRQVKRTISTQFLPITVCTTIQGNPHPHKPPPCILTTPCPCSACSAHRRPTEPPKQTFFEIVSQPKYYFTFFCNISVHLFAQTASAVIFVTFWVTTVGFALPPILPFIIPHAFMQAALIGAICCRNYLLEFMESYIAYLLISSRGDFIFSAKAAYEWSFWFHELPSFLWNYFYFWTFYIALLLLTFVPYLGPLLVIFINAQSTGRIYYSRARNEQLTRSQTKGKHIELFMFGWTVAAMEWIPIVGGISYTTSLAAARKMVRHDIAYSEKKAKKNKKINDAAAATPLPLPLPL from the coding sequence ATGACTTCATTAGACCACATTCCTGAACTGGATCCTATACCAGAACCACTACTGCAGCCAATTGCTGCTCCAAAAACCAAGCAGAAACGCTCCAACCCAACTTACCGTCAAGTAAAACGAACGATATCTACACAATTCTTGCCGATCACTGTATGTACAACTATTCAAGGAAACCCACATCCACACAAACCCCCGCCATGCATACTAACCACCCCGTGTCCTTGTTCGGCGTGTTCTGCACACAGACGCCCGACTGAACCCCCCAAACAGACCTTCTTCGAAATCGTCTCCCAGCCCAAGTACTACTTCACCTTCTTCTGTAACATATCCGTCCATCTATTCGCACAAACCGCATCCGCTGTCATCTTCGTCACGTTCTGGGTCACAACAGTCGGCTTCGCCCTCCCACCTATCCTCCCCTTCATCATCCCCCACGCCTTCATGCAAGCTGCCTTGATCGGCGCCATCTGCTGCAGAAACTACCTTTTGGAATTCATGGAATCCTACATAGCATACCTCCTCATCTCCTCCCGTGGAGACTTCATTTTTTCCGCCAAGGCTGCCTACGAGTGGTCCTTCTGGTTCCACGAACTCCCCTCCTTCCTCTGGAACTACTTCTACTTTTGGACTTTCTACATCGCACTACTACTCCTCACCTTCGTTCCGTACCTCGGGCCCCTCTTggtcatcttcatcaacgCACAGTCGACCGGACGCATCTACTACTCCAGGGCCAGGAACGAGCAGCTAACGCGCTCCCAGACGAAGGGCAAGCACATCGAGCTCTTCATGTTCGGCTGGACCGTAGCCGCCATGGAGTGGATCCCGATCGTCGGCGGCATCTCCTACACCACATCGCTAGCCGCCGCGCGGAAAATGGTCCGCCACGACATCGCCTACTCCGAGAAGAAGGccaagaagaacaagaagatcAACGATGCTGCCGCTGCCACGCCGCTGCCGCTGCCACTGCCGCTCTAA
- the GSH2 gene encoding glutathione synthase (similar to Ashbya gossypii ACR284C): protein MSSKIVKFPELSDEEIEQDLLPNLLQWSLANGLIMYPPNYSIEQSTPVTMTLFPTPFPRGCFLDAVDVQLAYNTLYAVISQDKDGWLSRESEILSHTDPDFTGQLWNLFCRAKAYGIPQKIGLGIFRSDYFVDKNSVQLKQVEFNTVSVSFGGLSGKICELHRYLNGSGRYSNDGGEFYDLEQPLSTSAESLAEGIAIAVDKYNEISRTHQTIVAFIVQNDERNVFDQRILEYNLFKHHNIKSCRLTLHEIHEKTKTDATSRRLYLNATNQEISVVYFRAGYSPADFSCDQDWENRLSLETSLAIKAPNLLTQLSGTKKIQQLLTSSSVLTRFVSEEVASKLSPTFVKMYPLDDTEMGKIGRALALNEPENYVLKPQREGGGNNIYKKDIPTFLTSISEQEWSGYVLMELINPLETTGNVIIRGQEIHRSPILSELGVFGTILFDDEQIYSNKYAGWLLRSKFSYSNEGGVAAGFGCVDSVVLY from the coding sequence ATGAGTTCGAAAATTGTGAAATTTCCTGAACTGTCTGATGAAGAGATCGAGCAAGACCTGCTCCCTAATTTGTTGCAATGGTCATTGGCAAACGGTTTGATTATGTATCCGCCAAATTATAGCATTGAACAGAGTACACCTGTTACAATGACGCTTTTTCCTACACCATTTCCCCGGGGTTGTTTTTTAGATGCCGTTGATGTGCAGTTGGCGTATAATACACTTTACGCAGTCATCTCTCAAGATAAAGACGGTTGGTTATCACGTGAAAGTGAAATATTATCCCATACTGATCCTGATTTCACTGGACAACTTTGGAACTTGTTCTGCAGGGCCAAGGCGTATGGTATTCCTCAGAAAATAGGCCTTGGTATTTTTAGATCTGACTATTTTGTTGACAAAAACAGTGTCCAACTTAAGCAGGTTGAGTTCAATACTGTTAGCGTGTCATTTGGTGGCCTATCTGGTAAAATTTGCGAACTACACAGATATCTAAACGGTTCAGGAAGATACAGTAACGATGGGGGCGAGTTCTACGACTTGGAACAGCCATTATCAACTTCGGCTGAGTCATTGGCGGAAGGAATTGCAATTGCAGTGGATAAGTATAATGAGATATCAAGAACGCATCAAACAATAGTTGCATTTATTGTTCAAAATGACGAACGAAACGTGTTCGACCAGagaattttggaatataaCCTATTCAAGCATCATAATATTAAGTCATGTAGGTTAACGCTACATGAAATTCATGAAAAGACAAAGACAGATGCTACTTCTAGGAGGCTTTATTTGAATGCAACGAACCAAGAAATATCGGTAGTATACTTCAGGGCAGGTTATAGTCCGGCTGACTTTTCATGCGATCAAGATTGGGAAAACAGATTGAGTTTGGAAACAAGTTTAGCGATCAAGGCTCCCAACTTGTTAACTCAACTTTCAGGTACTAAGAAGATTCAGCAACTATTGACCAGCAGTTCTGTATTAACCCGTTTTGTCTCCGAAGAAGTTGCATCAAAATTGTCTCCAACTTTTGTGAAGATGTATCCTCTGGATGATACCGAGATGGGGAAGATAGGTCGAGCTTTGGCACTCAACGAGCCAGAAAATTACGTTTTGAAACCTCAAAGAGAGGGTGGTGGGAATAATATCTACAAGAAAGATATACCAACTTTCTTAACTTCAATCTCGGAACAAGAATGGAGCGGATATGTTTTAATGGAGTTGATTAACCCCTTGGAAACAACCGGCAATGTCATAATTCGAGGCCAGGAGATACACCGTAGCCCAATATTGAGTGAATTGGGCGTTTTTGGCACTATActatttgatgatgagcaAATCTATAGTAACAAGTACGCTGGGTGGCTCCTAAGATCCAAgttttcatattcaaaTGAGGGTGGTGTCGCAGCGGGTTTTGGTTGTGTTGATAGTGTCGTGCTTTACTAA
- the RRT8 gene encoding Rrt8p (similar to Ashbya gossypii ACR283W) yields the protein MIIGLVNPQIWIQAVALLIIYVFTFVGILAFLVVLWTPVFLPISVIFGPAGPLGYVLTLYTNTQFFTTMIVNSNLATPWLDHTLSTMLKLPLLPPSAAATQLSEPKQPDAHEILSVMRIVCGGMAMIVVVAIPIVGPIMLMLAMNVKIAYDNFERYLILHGVGQVQRRDLFYQHIIQFIYYGGSYTILSFVPLFSVWAFVCYPIGIKAWGRSNAIYGQKMRKN from the coding sequence ATGATTATAGGTCTCGTAAATCCTCAGATTTGGATACAAGCGGTTGCGTTGTTGATTATCTATGTTTTTACATTCGTGGGGATACTGGCATTTCTTGTGGTTCTTTGGACGCCTGTATTTTTACCGATATCCGTTATTTTTGGCCCCGCAGGACCTTTGGGGTATGTACTTACTTTATATACTAATACTCAGTTCTTCACTACTATGATTGTGAACTCCAACTTGGCGACCCCATGGCTTGACCATACATTATCTACGATGTTGAAGTTGCCGCTATTACCCCCAAGCGCAGCTGCTACGCAACTCTCCGAGCCCAAACAGCCTGATGCGCACGAAATACTTAGTGTTATGAGGATAGTATGCGGGGGGATGGCCATGATAGTGGTGGTCGCAATCCCAATCGTGGGTCCGATTATGTTAATGTTGGCCATGAATGTGAAGATTGCATATGATAACTTTGAGAGATATTTGATCCTCCATGGAGTTGGACAGGTGCAACGAAGGGATTTATTCTATCAACACATAATCCAATTTATCTACTATGGAGGATCATATACCATTCTGAGTTTTGTGCCTTTATTTTCAGTATGGGCATTCGTATGCTATCCAATTGGCATAAAAGCATGGGGCCGTAGCAACGCAATTTATGGACAAAAGATGAGAAAAAACTGA